Proteins from a single region of Pseudopedobacter saltans DSM 12145:
- a CDS encoding sialate O-acetylesterase — translation MKRFITYLTIIGASFSAKADVVLPNIFANHMVLQRNQPVAIFGSANAGEQVTVEFQNQRKQTKADEKGNWKVELKAMKANAIGQTLTIRANNVIELKDVLIGEVWLCSGQSNMEYQMRKIEKEKAPLKGNYFPKNAIAEATNPNIRVFLVRRKFLSKPDGKYEGWAVAKDSALRQFSAPAYFFAKNLQQELGVPVGVISSAVSGSRIEPWFSEVYWDKSSYLKDKKKEGDPGKFYHLMIEPLAPYTIKGFIWYQGETNVFLKETISYSYKMKALIENWRNSWGNPKMPFYFTEIAPFHYSLDEKGQVRMSRTILPEFREAQDLVLQLPYTARIITTDLVDNVNDIHPNYKWEIGRRHTLKALKYAYGKNIVADGPEMASVEYAGNKAVVKFKYATGLKSIDGKPLDAFEVAGSDLTFYPATATIENNTVVLKSDKVQQIQQVRFAWDEAAQPNLFNAGGLPAAPFRTNNPLDHIKLK, via the coding sequence ATGAAGCGCTTCATTACATATCTAACTATAATAGGAGCAAGCTTTTCCGCAAAAGCAGATGTTGTGCTGCCGAATATTTTTGCCAATCACATGGTTTTGCAAAGAAACCAGCCTGTGGCAATTTTCGGTTCTGCCAATGCGGGCGAACAGGTTACGGTAGAATTTCAAAATCAGCGTAAGCAAACCAAAGCAGACGAAAAAGGTAATTGGAAAGTTGAGCTGAAAGCTATGAAAGCTAATGCTATCGGGCAAACGCTTACTATCAGGGCTAATAATGTAATAGAATTAAAAGACGTATTAATAGGTGAAGTTTGGTTGTGCTCGGGGCAGTCGAACATGGAATACCAAATGCGTAAAATAGAAAAGGAAAAAGCTCCCTTGAAAGGGAATTATTTTCCTAAGAATGCAATTGCAGAGGCTACTAATCCTAATATCAGGGTGTTTCTGGTAAGGAGAAAATTCTTGTCTAAACCAGACGGAAAATACGAAGGTTGGGCTGTTGCTAAGGATTCTGCATTACGCCAATTTTCTGCTCCGGCATATTTCTTTGCCAAGAACCTGCAGCAAGAGTTAGGCGTTCCTGTCGGCGTTATTTCTTCGGCTGTTAGTGGTAGTAGAATAGAACCCTGGTTTTCAGAAGTATACTGGGATAAATCATCTTATTTAAAAGACAAAAAGAAAGAAGGAGACCCGGGTAAGTTTTATCATTTGATGATAGAACCTCTGGCGCCATATACTATAAAAGGTTTTATCTGGTATCAGGGTGAAACCAATGTATTTTTGAAAGAGACTATCAGCTACAGCTATAAAATGAAAGCGCTGATAGAGAATTGGAGAAACAGCTGGGGTAATCCTAAAATGCCGTTTTATTTTACAGAAATAGCGCCTTTTCATTATTCTCTGGATGAAAAAGGACAGGTAAGAATGTCAAGAACTATTTTGCCCGAATTTAGGGAGGCACAGGATCTTGTTTTGCAATTACCTTATACTGCAAGGATTATAACCACTGATTTGGTGGATAATGTGAATGATATTCATCCTAATTATAAGTGGGAAATAGGAAGAAGACATACATTGAAAGCCTTGAAATATGCTTATGGCAAAAACATAGTTGCCGATGGACCGGAAATGGCATCGGTTGAATATGCGGGCAATAAAGCTGTAGTGAAGTTTAAGTATGCAACAGGTTTAAAAAGTATAGACGGAAAACCTCTGGATGCATTTGAAGTTGCAGGAAGCGACCTTACTTTTTATCCGGCTACGGCTACAATAGAAAATAATACGGTTGTACTTAAAAGCGATAAGGTACAGCAAATCCAACAGGTTAGGTTTGCCTGGGATGAAGCAGCACAACCTAATCTTTTTAACGCAGGAGGTCTACCAGCGGCACCTTTTAGAACGAATAATCCATTAGACCATATTAAACTGAAATAG